One genomic region from Candidatus Ryanbacteria bacterium CG10_big_fil_rev_8_21_14_0_10_43_42 encodes:
- the rpoB gene encoding DNA-directed RNA polymerase subunit beta — protein sequence MEKKFFSRYKEPLMPLPELVEAQVTSFNWLLTAGLTGVFEDFFPVEDYAGNLKLDFVDFAIEDMKHDEYYAREHNLSYEAPLRLRVSLTNKKTGEVKEQEVFLGDFPLMTKRGTFVINGVERVIVSQLARSFGVYFTEYFLRGKKYFGAKIVPSRGAWLEFETDADGALYVKIDRKRRIAATALLRILGVEKNDAIKKAFAKVDTGEISYIDRTLEKDTTTSADEAYVELYKRIRPGDLATVDNARELLENMFGSDRYDLSHVGRHKFNQRLQIEKKDKDAKRTLDGEDIIGVLSEIIRLDQNPHLSADDIDHLGNRRVRGVGEMLQNRLRIGLARMERIIKDRMSTLDVATITPMQLINARPFMAAVKEFFTTNQLSQFMDQTNILAELEHKRRVSALGPGGLTRERAGFEVRDVHPSHYGRICPIQTPEGPNIGLVGHLASYARINDFGIIETPYQKVKKGVITHEIQYMTAFEEARYNIAHAGTPFEKNGAITSEIVEARVQGQPGVIDRESVDYIDVSPQQAISIATSLIPFLEHDDANRALMGSNMQRQAVPNVFPQAPIVGTGVEERVARDSGQVVIAEEAGTVMAVDAKRIVIKEAKREKEYNLINFLRSNNATTLHHRPIVHMGDAIAKGQIIADNMSTENGELALGQNILVSFLSWGGSNYEDAIIISERLVQRDVFSSVHIEDFTVNVRDTKLGPEVTTHDIPNVGEEKLKDLDEDGIVRIGAEVRPGDILVGKISPKGESDLTPEERLLRAIFGEKARDVKDTSLRMSNGKRGRIVGVKVFSREQGDRLESGVIKSVRIEVAQLRKVSVGDKLAGRHGNKGVISKILAVEDMPHLADGTPVDIILNPLGVASRMNIGQILETHLGWAAHKLGYHARTPALLGTLDEEIHEELERAGLPRDGKVDIYDGRTGEKIDQKVTVGMVYMLKLIHMVEDKIHMRSIGPYSLITQQPLGGKAQGGGQRFGEMEVWALEGYGAAHTLQEMLTIKSDDVTGRVSTYDAIVRGESYKTPNIPASFHVLVNELKGLALDVDLVSDDK from the coding sequence ATGGAGAAGAAATTTTTTTCACGGTACAAAGAGCCTCTTATGCCGCTCCCTGAACTTGTGGAAGCGCAGGTAACTTCTTTTAATTGGTTACTTACAGCAGGGCTTACAGGAGTATTTGAGGATTTTTTCCCGGTAGAGGATTATGCCGGGAATCTTAAGCTTGATTTTGTCGATTTTGCGATAGAAGACATGAAGCATGACGAATATTATGCCCGTGAGCATAATCTTTCGTATGAAGCACCGCTTCGATTGCGCGTAAGTCTTACAAATAAAAAAACAGGAGAAGTAAAGGAACAAGAGGTATTCTTGGGAGATTTTCCGCTTATGACAAAGCGGGGAACATTTGTTATTAACGGTGTTGAGCGTGTTATTGTTTCTCAACTTGCCCGTTCTTTCGGTGTGTATTTTACGGAGTACTTTCTTCGCGGTAAAAAATATTTTGGAGCGAAAATTGTTCCGTCTCGCGGAGCATGGCTTGAGTTTGAAACCGATGCAGACGGAGCGCTTTATGTAAAAATTGACCGTAAGCGCCGTATTGCGGCAACAGCCCTTTTGCGTATTTTGGGCGTTGAGAAGAATGATGCCATAAAGAAAGCATTTGCAAAGGTGGATACGGGTGAAATCTCGTATATAGATCGTACGCTTGAGAAGGATACTACTACAAGCGCTGATGAAGCTTATGTTGAGCTTTATAAGCGTATTCGTCCGGGAGATTTGGCAACGGTGGATAATGCTCGTGAATTGCTGGAAAACATGTTTGGTTCCGATAGATACGACCTCTCACATGTAGGGCGGCATAAGTTTAATCAGCGATTGCAGATAGAAAAGAAAGATAAGGATGCAAAACGTACCCTTGACGGTGAGGATATTATCGGTGTTCTTTCTGAAATTATCCGACTGGATCAAAATCCGCATCTTTCGGCTGATGATATCGATCACCTGGGAAATCGTCGGGTGCGCGGTGTAGGAGAGATGTTGCAGAATCGGTTGCGTATCGGGCTTGCGCGCATGGAGCGTATTATCAAAGACAGAATGTCCACTCTCGATGTGGCTACCATTACGCCAATGCAGCTTATCAATGCGCGTCCTTTTATGGCGGCAGTGAAAGAGTTTTTTACGACAAACCAGTTGTCACAGTTTATGGATCAGACGAATATTTTAGCGGAGTTGGAGCATAAACGTCGTGTTTCCGCATTGGGCCCGGGAGGACTTACTCGTGAGCGAGCCGGATTTGAAGTACGCGATGTGCACCCGTCGCACTATGGACGTATTTGCCCCATTCAAACGCCGGAAGGACCGAATATCGGACTTGTTGGTCATTTGGCAAGTTATGCGCGCATCAATGATTTTGGTATTATCGAAACGCCGTATCAGAAGGTAAAGAAAGGCGTTATAACGCATGAAATTCAGTATATGACGGCATTTGAAGAAGCGCGGTACAATATTGCTCATGCGGGAACGCCTTTTGAGAAGAATGGCGCCATTACTTCAGAGATAGTAGAGGCACGCGTACAGGGACAGCCGGGTGTTATTGATCGTGAGAGCGTGGATTATATTGACGTTTCTCCGCAACAGGCTATCAGTATTGCAACCAGTCTTATTCCATTTCTGGAGCATGATGATGCAAACCGTGCTTTGATGGGTTCAAATATGCAGCGTCAAGCGGTACCGAATGTGTTTCCACAGGCACCCATAGTGGGAACCGGTGTGGAAGAACGTGTAGCGCGCGACTCCGGACAGGTGGTAATTGCGGAAGAGGCGGGAACCGTTATGGCAGTAGACGCAAAACGTATTGTCATTAAAGAAGCAAAACGCGAAAAAGAATACAATCTTATTAATTTTCTTCGCTCAAATAATGCAACAACATTGCATCATCGTCCCATTGTACACATGGGAGATGCTATCGCGAAAGGGCAGATTATTGCAGATAATATGTCCACCGAAAATGGGGAATTGGCTTTGGGACAGAATATCCTGGTGTCATTTCTCTCATGGGGCGGATCAAATTATGAGGATGCTATTATTATTTCCGAACGACTTGTACAAAGAGACGTATTCAGCTCGGTACATATTGAAGATTTTACGGTAAATGTGCGCGACACTAAATTAGGACCGGAGGTAACAACGCATGATATTCCAAATGTGGGAGAGGAGAAGTTAAAAGATCTTGATGAAGACGGTATTGTGCGTATTGGTGCGGAAGTTCGGCCGGGGGACATTTTGGTGGGAAAAATTTCACCGAAGGGAGAATCGGATTTGACGCCGGAAGAACGCTTGCTTCGCGCTATTTTTGGTGAAAAAGCACGTGACGTAAAAGATACGTCGCTCCGTATGTCTAATGGAAAGCGGGGGCGTATTGTCGGCGTTAAGGTATTTTCACGCGAACAGGGAGATCGTTTGGAGTCAGGTGTTATTAAAAGCGTTCGCATAGAAGTGGCACAGCTTCGCAAGGTATCGGTAGGAGATAAACTCGCGGGACGTCACGGAAACAAAGGAGTTATTTCTAAAATTTTAGCGGTAGAAGACATGCCTCACTTGGCTGATGGTACGCCGGTGGATATTATCTTAAATCCGCTGGGAGTGGCGTCTCGTATGAATATCGGGCAGATTTTAGAGACTCATTTGGGGTGGGCGGCTCATAAGCTGGGATACCATGCGCGTACGCCGGCATTGCTGGGAACACTTGATGAGGAAATTCACGAAGAGCTTGAACGCGCCGGTTTGCCGCGCGACGGAAAGGTGGATATATATGACGGACGTACGGGTGAAAAGATTGATCAGAAAGTGACTGTCGGCATGGTATATATGCTCAAGCTTATTCATATGGTGGAAGATAAAATTCACATGCGTTCCATTGGTCCGTATTCTCTTATTACGCAACAGCCGCTTGGTGGCAAGGCGCAGGGAGGCGGTCAGCGGTTTGGGGAAATGGAGGTATGGGCATTGGAAGGATATGGTGCGGCACATACATTACAGGAAATGCTCACGATTAAGTCCGATGATGTTACCGGACGTGTTTCCACCTATGACGCCATTGTACGAGGCGAGTCGTATAAGACGCCAAATATTCCGGCGTCCTTCCATGTATTGGTAAATGAACTCAAAGGTCTTGCATTAGATGTCGATCTTGTTTCCGACGATAAATAA
- a CDS encoding cell division protein FtsK: MDMAKTKNGKKKSRKESEEEFEEDRRRWHDDLRPDTKKSVWAVLSFSVMGLLTLAWFGKAGAIGSVIFSVLTLLFGKAFFLVPLAFFFVGLSLVLGMRERIFAGTFFGGFLFLVSMLGIVDILIEPRTAGYVGFGIAYFPLQLFDVVASVLIFGTFLIISFLLMFNFSFIPRAKEAIEDMMDGNEEDTAGTTIDEKEKQGMFAHIKTMVGMKNEGEERGAEEENENNFSAEEDKNSMESVTEPSTNDAPLEGKRMVSSRNVPSTYVPPPLSILEGDRGKPSSGDIRANANIIQRTLQNFGIDVDMGEISVGPSITQYTLKPAEGVKLSRITNLASNLGLALAAHPLRIEAPIPGRALVGIEVPNKSIAFVGLKNLLTEFKERKAESVLGFALGRDVTGQPVFVDLARAPHMLVAGSTGSGKSVSIHALILGLLFTKPPEQLRFLMIDPKRVELSYYNGIPHLITPVVVEAKKAIQALKWAVKEMERRYEQLQAAGARDIISYNNDDTNEDMMPYLVIVVDELADLMTSYPREVEASIVRIAQMARAVGIHLVVSTQRPSVEVITGLIKANITTRMALQVASQIDSRTILDMAGAEKLLGKGDMLYLSGDTSKPGRVQGVFVSEQEVKRATAYLKNIKEESDKDFEEDIFTVEQGSGLGRENGEEDDELYEDARILVIESGKASTSFLQRRLRLGYARAARLVDMLEERGVVGPGDGAKPRDVLVRRDEDDGFGRDEKDAVSEDE, from the coding sequence ATGGATATGGCAAAAACAAAAAATGGTAAGAAAAAATCGCGGAAAGAGAGCGAAGAAGAATTCGAAGAAGATCGCCGCCGATGGCATGATGATTTGCGCCCTGATACAAAAAAATCGGTCTGGGCGGTTCTTTCCTTTTCCGTTATGGGGCTTTTGACGCTTGCATGGTTTGGAAAGGCCGGTGCTATCGGATCGGTTATCTTTTCAGTGCTTACATTATTATTCGGAAAAGCATTTTTTTTGGTTCCCCTAGCATTCTTTTTTGTGGGACTTTCTCTTGTTCTTGGTATGCGCGAGCGTATTTTTGCCGGTACATTTTTTGGAGGTTTTTTATTTTTGGTAAGCATGCTTGGTATCGTTGACATTCTTATCGAGCCGCGGACGGCAGGATATGTAGGATTTGGTATTGCTTATTTCCCCCTTCAATTATTTGATGTTGTGGCAAGTGTTCTTATTTTTGGGACATTCTTAATAATTTCATTTCTTCTCATGTTTAATTTCTCGTTCATTCCGCGAGCAAAAGAAGCTATTGAAGATATGATGGATGGTAACGAAGAAGATACTGCCGGAACAACGATCGACGAAAAAGAAAAACAGGGTATGTTTGCTCATATAAAAACGATGGTTGGCATGAAAAATGAAGGAGAAGAAAGGGGTGCTGAAGAGGAGAATGAAAATAATTTTTCGGCGGAGGAAGATAAAAATAGTATGGAATCCGTTACGGAGCCAAGTACGAATGATGCTCCCTTGGAAGGGAAACGTATGGTTTCTTCCCGTAATGTTCCGTCCACTTATGTGCCGCCGCCGCTCTCAATTTTAGAGGGGGATAGAGGGAAGCCGTCATCGGGAGATATTCGGGCAAATGCAAATATTATTCAGCGAACACTTCAGAATTTCGGTATTGATGTAGACATGGGGGAAATTAGCGTAGGTCCGTCCATTACTCAATATACGCTAAAGCCGGCAGAGGGCGTTAAGCTGTCTCGTATCACAAATTTGGCAAGTAACCTGGGTCTTGCATTAGCGGCTCATCCGCTTCGTATTGAGGCACCCATTCCCGGGCGGGCGCTTGTGGGCATTGAGGTGCCAAATAAATCAATTGCATTTGTGGGGTTAAAAAATCTCCTCACCGAATTTAAAGAACGTAAAGCCGAAAGTGTTTTAGGGTTCGCGTTGGGTCGTGATGTTACCGGACAGCCCGTATTCGTGGATCTTGCGCGTGCTCCTCATATGTTGGTGGCAGGATCAACCGGTTCCGGAAAATCAGTCAGTATTCATGCGCTTATTTTGGGATTGTTATTTACAAAGCCGCCTGAACAGTTGCGTTTTTTAATGATTGATCCAAAACGTGTTGAGCTTTCTTATTATAACGGCATCCCTCATCTTATAACGCCGGTAGTGGTAGAAGCCAAAAAAGCTATTCAAGCCCTTAAATGGGCGGTAAAAGAAATGGAACGGCGGTATGAGCAATTGCAGGCGGCGGGGGCTCGCGATATTATATCATACAACAACGATGACACTAACGAGGATATGATGCCATATCTGGTGATTGTTGTGGATGAACTTGCCGATTTAATGACATCATATCCTCGTGAGGTGGAAGCATCTATCGTACGCATTGCCCAAATGGCGCGCGCCGTCGGTATTCATTTAGTGGTGTCTACACAAAGACCATCCGTAGAGGTTATTACCGGACTCATTAAGGCAAATATTACAACGCGTATGGCTCTTCAGGTGGCGTCTCAGATTGATTCCCGTACCATTCTTGACATGGCGGGGGCGGAAAAATTGCTCGGAAAGGGAGATATGTTGTATTTATCGGGTGATACGTCAAAACCGGGGCGTGTACAGGGAGTATTCGTATCGGAGCAGGAAGTGAAACGAGCAACGGCATATTTAAAAAATATCAAAGAAGAATCCGATAAGGATTTCGAAGAAGATATTTTTACGGTTGAACAGGGTAGTGGTCTAGGAAGGGAGAATGGCGAAGAGGATGATGAATTATATGAGGATGCGCGAATTCTTGTTATAGAATCCGGCAAAGCGTCCACATCATTTCTTCAGCGCCGGCTTCGATTAGGGTATGCGCGTGCCGCACGATTAGTTGATATGCTAGAGGAGCGTGGTGTGGTGGGTCCCGGAGATGGTGCGAAGCCGCGGGATGTTCTGGTGCGCCGGGATGAAGACGACGGATTCGGTCGTGATGAGAAAGATGCTGTTTCGGAAGACGAATAA
- the rpoC gene encoding DNA-directed RNA polymerase subunit beta', giving the protein MDNELHTEYQDFDGIVLRLASPEKIMEWSHGEVTKPETINYRTQRPERDGLFCERIFGPDKDYECYCGKYRRVRYKGIVCDKCGVEVTRSIVRRERMGHVTLAAPVSHIWFLRGVPSKMSLLLDVTVTDLEKVIYFAGYIIDFVNEKRRTEVLLEIDKEYKTKLKAGDTDKEALKEAADQAKSEVKSLRLYQVLSEVEYYRLSMRFADLFTADIGAEALRKICTGLDLEVIEENLSKIADGTTQPLARKKVLKRLQLVRSIKNARIRPEWMFLTVIPIIPPALRPMVALEGGRHATSDVNDLYRRVINRNNRLKRLYDLKAPEVICRNEKRMLQEAVDALIDNSIRRGQAAVTSQAQKRPLRSLADMLKGKQGRFRQNLLGKRVDYSGRSVIVVGPELKLHQCGLPKHMALELFRPFVIRKLIEQGFAYNIRGAGRLIEEATPDVWAILEDVIKGKYVLLNRAPTLHRLGIQAFQPMLIEGNAMRLHPLVCEAFNADFDGDQMAVHVPLTDEAQYEAREIMAADKNLLKPGSGESIVRPQQDMIIGCYWLTQMNEGEKGEGMIFATRDEAINAYEAGVVTLQAKIQVRLSDAPERTETTIGRIIFSDVLPEGVAFINEQQTKKSLSALTGRIIRTLGSAATAPFVDRIKVLGFKYATRSGISWGIDDIPVLTRKGAIIEEALEAAKVVRDQFDRGLLTDKERYNKIVEIWNSKVKPKIDAEVRASLDKKGSVFTMVNSAARGSWVQVNQMAGMKGMVVNPSGRIIELPIISSYKDGLNVLEYFISTHGARKGTADTALKTAAAGYLTRRLVDVAQDLVVVEDDCKDSDGIIVYRRDSEAVNKSFSTRLFGRTMIADVIHPETKEKIAKKGELVSIEVAEAIDAAGLKEIHMRSPVSCKTRRGVCSTCYGYDLGANKIVVKGEAVGIVAAQAIGEPGTQLTMRTFHIGGVAGGGDITMGLPRVEEVFEIRTPKAKAIISEVTGSVLEIIEEGRDRIVRILPDDDDDTKRDTREYTIPFGKGVLVKVNDAVQRGQAISDGVVDTKELFKVAGIAEAQNYIIREIGKIYALQGSPISEKHIEVMVRQMFSRVRIKEVGDTTFSEDAIVERDQWLEENDRVKAEGKAPAKAARLLMGISKTALTISSFLSAASFQETTRVLINAAIEGQRDNLRGLKENVIIGRLIPAGTGFRKDVPKEHVSRREEKQGEKMEKVIEQKIIV; this is encoded by the coding sequence ATGGATAACGAATTACATACGGAATATCAAGATTTTGACGGTATTGTTCTTCGTCTTGCGTCTCCGGAAAAAATCATGGAGTGGTCGCACGGAGAAGTTACAAAACCCGAAACCATTAATTATCGTACCCAGCGACCGGAACGTGATGGGCTTTTTTGTGAGCGTATTTTCGGTCCCGATAAGGATTATGAGTGTTATTGCGGAAAATATCGTCGCGTGCGGTACAAGGGTATTGTGTGTGATAAATGCGGCGTGGAGGTAACACGTTCTATTGTGCGTCGCGAGCGTATGGGGCATGTTACATTAGCGGCTCCGGTTTCTCATATTTGGTTTTTGCGTGGCGTGCCGTCAAAAATGAGCCTGCTTCTTGATGTTACCGTAACGGATCTTGAAAAAGTAATTTACTTTGCCGGATATATCATTGATTTTGTAAATGAAAAGAGACGCACGGAAGTGCTTTTGGAAATAGATAAAGAATACAAAACAAAACTCAAGGCGGGAGATACCGATAAAGAGGCGTTGAAAGAGGCGGCCGATCAGGCAAAATCTGAAGTAAAGAGTTTGCGTTTGTATCAGGTGCTTTCGGAAGTGGAATATTATCGCTTAAGTATGCGTTTTGCAGATTTATTTACGGCAGATATCGGCGCCGAGGCGCTTCGTAAGATTTGTACGGGTCTTGATCTTGAAGTTATAGAGGAAAATCTCTCGAAAATAGCTGATGGAACCACTCAACCCCTTGCACGAAAAAAGGTGCTTAAGCGCTTACAACTTGTTCGGTCAATAAAAAATGCGCGTATTCGTCCTGAATGGATGTTTCTTACCGTTATCCCCATAATACCACCGGCATTAAGGCCTATGGTGGCTCTTGAAGGAGGACGACATGCAACCAGTGATGTGAATGATTTGTATCGTCGTGTTATTAACCGCAACAATCGGTTAAAACGCCTCTATGATTTAAAAGCACCGGAGGTTATTTGTCGCAACGAAAAGCGTATGTTGCAGGAAGCGGTTGATGCTCTTATCGATAATTCCATTCGCCGGGGACAGGCCGCGGTTACATCGCAGGCACAGAAGCGCCCGCTTCGTTCGCTTGCGGATATGCTGAAAGGAAAACAGGGGCGATTTCGCCAAAACTTATTGGGTAAGCGTGTTGATTATTCCGGCCGTTCGGTAATTGTAGTGGGTCCCGAACTTAAACTGCATCAGTGTGGGCTTCCTAAGCATATGGCTCTTGAATTGTTTCGACCATTTGTTATCCGTAAACTTATTGAACAAGGATTTGCTTATAATATTCGGGGTGCTGGACGTCTTATCGAAGAAGCAACGCCGGATGTATGGGCAATTTTGGAAGATGTCATTAAGGGAAAATATGTACTTCTTAATCGGGCGCCTACTTTGCACCGCTTAGGTATTCAAGCGTTTCAGCCAATGCTTATAGAAGGAAATGCTATGCGTTTGCATCCTTTAGTGTGTGAGGCGTTTAACGCAGATTTCGACGGAGATCAAATGGCGGTTCATGTGCCTCTTACCGATGAAGCGCAATATGAAGCACGTGAAATTATGGCGGCCGATAAAAACTTGCTAAAGCCCGGAAGCGGAGAATCAATCGTGCGTCCCCAGCAGGATATGATTATCGGGTGTTATTGGCTTACACAAATGAATGAGGGTGAAAAAGGAGAGGGTATGATTTTTGCAACGCGCGATGAGGCGATAAATGCTTATGAAGCCGGCGTTGTTACACTTCAGGCAAAAATACAGGTACGCCTTTCAGATGCACCGGAGCGCACGGAAACAACAATAGGACGCATTATTTTTAGTGATGTTCTTCCCGAAGGTGTCGCGTTTATCAACGAACAACAGACAAAGAAAAGCCTAAGTGCCCTTACGGGACGCATTATTCGTACGCTTGGCAGTGCCGCCACAGCTCCTTTCGTTGACCGCATTAAAGTTCTTGGCTTTAAGTACGCCACACGTTCAGGTATTAGCTGGGGTATTGATGATATTCCCGTACTTACACGAAAGGGGGCAATTATCGAAGAAGCACTCGAGGCGGCAAAAGTGGTGCGGGATCAGTTCGATCGCGGTCTTCTTACCGATAAAGAGCGCTACAATAAGATAGTTGAAATCTGGAATTCAAAAGTAAAGCCAAAAATTGATGCCGAGGTTCGCGCATCATTGGATAAAAAAGGATCGGTATTTACCATGGTTAATTCGGCAGCGCGCGGATCATGGGTGCAGGTAAACCAGATGGCGGGCATGAAGGGAATGGTGGTAAATCCGTCCGGACGCATTATTGAGCTTCCTATTATTTCAAGTTATAAGGATGGGCTTAATGTGTTGGAGTACTTTATTTCTACACATGGTGCCCGAAAAGGTACGGCAGACACCGCTCTTAAAACAGCCGCCGCGGGATATCTTACGCGCCGTCTTGTAGATGTTGCACAGGATTTGGTGGTTGTGGAAGATGATTGTAAGGACAGTGACGGAATTATTGTCTATCGCCGTGATTCAGAGGCGGTAAACAAGAGTTTTTCAACGCGGCTTTTTGGACGCACGATGATTGCCGATGTTATTCATCCGGAAACAAAGGAAAAGATCGCTAAAAAAGGAGAACTTGTTTCTATTGAAGTCGCGGAAGCTATTGATGCCGCCGGTCTTAAGGAGATACACATGCGCTCGCCTGTCAGTTGTAAAACGCGCCGAGGTGTTTGCAGTACCTGCTACGGATATGATTTGGGCGCTAATAAGATAGTGGTAAAAGGGGAGGCGGTTGGTATTGTAGCGGCGCAGGCAATTGGAGAGCCGGGAACACAGCTTACTATGCGTACGTTCCATATCGGGGGTGTTGCCGGAGGTGGAGACATTACTATGGGTCTTCCTCGTGTGGAGGAGGTGTTTGAAATTCGCACACCGAAAGCAAAAGCGATTATCTCGGAAGTTACCGGTAGCGTACTTGAAATTATAGAAGAAGGACGTGATCGCATAGTACGTATACTTCCGGATGACGACGACGATACGAAGCGTGATACGCGAGAATACACAATACCGTTTGGAAAAGGAGTACTTGTGAAAGTAAATGATGCCGTGCAAAGGGGACAAGCAATTTCCGACGGCGTGGTGGATACGAAGGAACTTTTCAAGGTTGCGGGTATTGCCGAAGCCCAGAATTATATCATCAGAGAAATTGGAAAAATTTATGCCTTGCAGGGGTCTCCTATTAGTGAGAAGCATATTGAGGTTATGGTGCGTCAAATGTTCTCACGCGTGCGTATTAAAGAAGTGGGAGATACGACATTTAGTGAAGACGCTATCGTGGAGCGTGATCAGTGGCTTGAAGAAAATGATCGCGTAAAAGCGGAGGGTAAGGCTCCCGCAAAGGCGGCACGTCTCCTTATGGGTATTTCAAAGACAGCGCTTACCATTTCAAGTTTTCTTTCAGCCGCTTCATTCCAGGAAACAACACGCGTTCTCATTAATGCCGCCATCGAAGGACAAAGAGATAATCTTCGTGGACTTAAGGAAAACGTTATCATTGGCCGTTTGATTCCTGCCGGAACGGGATTTCGCAAGGATGTTCCAAAAGAACATGTTTCTCGAAGGGAAGAGAAGCAAGGAGAAAAGATGGAAAAAGTAATCGAGCAGAAAATAATTGTTTAA
- the recA gene encoding recombinase RecA — translation MAGGKKGGLIEDVVKDIQARYGEGAIMRLGGVQKVDVEVVPTGSLALDASLGVGGIPKGRIVEIYGPESSGKTTLTLHIVANAQKRGGTCAFIDAEHALDPEYARRIGVQINDLLISQPDSGEQALEIVESLVRTGGMDIIVIDSVAALTPRAEIEGDMGQQHVGLQARLMSHALRKLTSIVAKTHTTIIFTNQIRMQIGMMYGNPETTPGGKALKFYASVRIEIRRAAKIQKGDDVVGSRTKAKIVKNKVAAPFKTAEFDIMYNEGISREGDIINLGEKYGFVKKAGASYSYGEIKIGVGMDKAKQFLKDNPEITNEIEKKIQQTMQDNKVV, via the coding sequence ATGGCGGGGGGAAAGAAGGGGGGACTTATCGAAGACGTGGTAAAAGATATTCAGGCGCGTTATGGAGAGGGAGCAATTATGCGTTTGGGAGGTGTTCAAAAAGTCGATGTGGAAGTGGTTCCCACTGGGTCATTGGCACTCGATGCCTCACTTGGTGTAGGCGGTATTCCTAAAGGACGTATTGTAGAAATTTACGGACCGGAGTCTTCCGGAAAAACAACGTTAACATTGCATATTGTTGCTAATGCGCAAAAAAGAGGAGGTACGTGTGCATTTATAGATGCTGAACATGCATTGGATCCGGAGTACGCACGCCGTATTGGTGTTCAGATTAATGATCTGTTAATTTCCCAGCCGGATTCCGGCGAGCAGGCTCTCGAAATTGTAGAGAGTTTGGTGCGCACGGGCGGTATGGATATTATAGTAATCGATTCCGTTGCCGCCCTAACGCCACGCGCCGAAATAGAAGGAGACATGGGACAGCAACATGTTGGCCTGCAGGCACGGCTCATGTCGCATGCGCTTCGAAAACTCACATCTATTGTCGCCAAAACACATACAACTATTATATTTACCAACCAGATTCGTATGCAAATAGGTATGATGTACGGAAACCCGGAAACCACTCCCGGTGGAAAAGCACTTAAGTTTTATGCATCTGTTCGTATTGAAATTCGTCGGGCGGCAAAAATTCAGAAAGGAGACGATGTGGTGGGGAGTCGCACGAAAGCAAAAATTGTAAAAAATAAGGTAGCGGCACCCTTTAAAACGGCCGAGTTCGATATTATGTACAACGAAGGTATTTCTCGTGAAGGTGATATAATTAATTTGGGAGAAAAGTACGGATTTGTTAAAAAAGCAGGCGCTTCCTATTCGTATGGGGAAATTAAGATTGGGGTTGGTATGGATAAGGCAAAGCAATTTCTTAAGGATAACCCTGAAATTACTAATGAAATTGAGAAAAAGATACAGCAAACAATGCAGGATAATAAGGTGGTATAG
- the rpsR gene encoding 30S ribosomal protein S18 — MFNTAHSRFTARFELNPFQASHNYLAISIEKMKQCHFCVNNIKIIDYKNSDLLRKFITTQARILSGKRTGTCASCQRQLTKAIKHARHLALLPFTLR; from the coding sequence ATGTTCAATACGGCTCACTCACGCTTCACGGCACGCTTCGAATTAAATCCATTTCAAGCTTCCCACAACTATTTAGCAATAAGTATCGAAAAAATGAAACAGTGTCACTTTTGTGTAAATAATATAAAGATAATTGACTATAAAAATTCCGACCTACTTCGGAAGTTTATTACCACGCAAGCACGTATTCTTTCCGGAAAGCGCACCGGAACATGTGCTTCGTGCCAACGACAGCTCACAAAAGCCATTAAGCATGCACGTCATCTGGCTCTTTTGCCGTTTACATTGCGGTAA
- a CDS encoding single-stranded DNA-binding protein: MMNVNKVIIVGNITRDPEIKALPSGQTLATLGIATNRRWNDRQGQKQEQTEFHNIVLFGRQAEVAGQYLKKGQIVCIEGRLQTRSWDGQDGSKRYRTEIVAENMQMGPRSGGGTAAHTASRPADQQPTEEENVATVEYPAEDDIDPNEIPF; this comes from the coding sequence ATAATGAATGTAAACAAAGTAATTATTGTTGGAAATATTACAAGGGATCCGGAAATAAAAGCACTCCCATCCGGACAAACACTTGCAACTCTCGGCATTGCCACCAATCGGCGATGGAATGACCGCCAGGGACAGAAGCAAGAGCAAACAGAATTTCATAATATTGTTCTTTTCGGACGACAGGCGGAAGTTGCCGGACAATACTTAAAAAAAGGTCAGATTGTATGTATTGAAGGACGCCTGCAGACACGATCATGGGACGGACAAGATGGTAGTAAACGATATCGCACCGAAATTGTTGCGGAAAACATGCAGATGGGACCGCGTAGCGGTGGAGGTACTGCCGCACATACAGCTTCTCGACCCGCAGACCAACAACCAACAGAGGAGGAAAACGTGGCGACAGTGGAATATCCGGCAGAGGATGATATAGACCCCAACGAAATCCCATTTTAG